One stretch of Candidatus Binatia bacterium DNA includes these proteins:
- a CDS encoding DMT family transporter, producing MTARVERLGLLFAGLCALSGAFVPAFAKLTTNVADPVFVATATTLFGAICAALVLLARGELRVLVQRRVGPHLLAIGAVGTAVAYVLFFSGARRATAIETVICLQSEPAYSLLAAWLFLGHRPTSRRVLAIGILLAGIILAVGGRGFGGSSGIWLLLATPLFWQGSHLLVLRHLVGISPQVLTGARYIDGGILLAVYWAMSGGVARLPSTPDLVRLLPLLAIQGLVLSYVGTLLWYQAITRLDLARTTAIVVPSIPLLSLGASFLLLGETPTLFQWIGLLLTAVGVLGFVTAPDARTRLEQVAGAVPSAALT from the coding sequence ATGACGGCACGCGTCGAGCGCTTGGGTCTGCTGTTCGCCGGGTTGTGCGCGCTGAGCGGCGCCTTCGTGCCGGCATTCGCCAAGCTCACGACCAATGTCGCCGATCCGGTCTTCGTGGCCACCGCGACGACGCTGTTTGGTGCCATCTGTGCCGCACTCGTTCTCCTCGCTCGTGGCGAATTGCGCGTGCTCGTGCAGCGTCGAGTCGGGCCGCACCTGCTGGCCATCGGCGCGGTCGGCACCGCCGTTGCCTACGTCCTCTTTTTCTCGGGCGCACGCCGAGCGACCGCCATCGAGACGGTCATCTGCCTGCAAAGTGAACCCGCTTACTCGTTGCTGGCGGCGTGGCTTTTTCTCGGGCACAGGCCGACGTCGCGGCGAGTGCTGGCAATCGGCATCCTGCTGGCCGGGATCATCCTCGCGGTTGGTGGACGGGGATTCGGCGGGTCGAGTGGCATCTGGCTGCTCCTGGCAACGCCGCTGTTCTGGCAGGGGTCGCATCTTCTGGTCCTGCGCCATCTCGTGGGCATTTCACCCCAAGTGCTGACCGGCGCGCGCTACATCGACGGAGGAATCTTGCTGGCGGTGTATTGGGCGATGAGCGGTGGCGTGGCACGTCTGCCGAGCACGCCGGACCTCGTCCGGCTGCTCCCGCTGCTGGCGATCCAGGGTCTCGTCCTGAGTTACGTGGGGACACTGCTGTGGTACCAGGCCATCACCCGGCTCGACCTCGCTCGCACGACGGCCATTGTGGTACCGTCCATCCCGCTGCTCTCGCTGGGGGCGAGTTTTCTCCTCTTGGGGGAAACGCCAACCTTGTTCCAATGGATCGGATTGCTTCTGACCGCGGTAGGCGTGCTGGGGTTTGTGACGGCACCGGACGCGCGGACTCGGCTCGAGCAGGTTGCCGGCGCGGTCCCGAGCGCAGCTTTGACATAA